Proteins from a genomic interval of Caulobacter rhizosphaerae:
- a CDS encoding OmpH family outer membrane protein, with the protein MRLIGGLAIGLTMIVGGPATAQTFGPPITGMCLLSRVGAIGASRAGQSMQVQLRQLQVSLSSELAQRRASLDVQRRALEGRQAAIAPIEFQRQLAGLSQQAQALEQQQNTRFVAAQTRAQQQVDRALNDALTRVITRSACSVVMERDNAYGWNNAMDITPATAHEMDGVLQAVTIQ; encoded by the coding sequence ATGCGTTTGATCGGGGGGCTGGCCATCGGCCTGACAATGATCGTCGGTGGGCCTGCGACCGCCCAGACCTTCGGTCCGCCCATCACCGGCATGTGCCTGCTATCGCGCGTCGGGGCGATCGGCGCCTCGCGCGCCGGCCAGTCGATGCAGGTCCAGCTGCGCCAGCTGCAGGTCTCGCTGAGCAGTGAGCTGGCGCAGCGGCGGGCCTCGCTCGACGTGCAGCGCCGGGCGCTGGAAGGGCGACAGGCGGCGATCGCGCCGATCGAGTTCCAACGACAGCTGGCGGGCCTCAGCCAGCAAGCCCAGGCGCTGGAGCAGCAGCAGAACACGCGGTTCGTCGCCGCCCAGACCCGCGCCCAGCAGCAGGTCGACCGCGCCCTCAATGACGCGCTCACCCGGGTCATTACCCGCAGCGCGTGCAGCGTGGTGATGGAGCGCGACAATGCTTACGGCTGGAACAATGCGATGGACATCACGCCGGCGACCGCCCACGAAATGGATGGCGTCCTACAGGCCGTCACGATCCAGTAG
- a CDS encoding ATP-binding protein → MRLNTMKGSVLERAFSDVEVGRLAFGPFELVPHRRLLMRNGAPVEIGGRALDLLIALVEQPGRVMSKRELFDRVWPGRTVEDTSLRFHVTSLRKLLGDGAGDERYIATQVGVGYAFVGTVREVAAVAPAPPRSVVPELSLRAAGALPVRTRLIGRESDVERILDGLAHPRLFTVVGPGGMGKTTLAVEVGYRLASEHGRHVRFVDLAALADGALIPWALAGALGIPVQTEDPMAVLLGHVRTQDIVLILDNCEHLIDAVCGVAERIRETAPQISVLATSREPLRARDEHVHWLGALPFPSDAIGLSLQEILAFPAVQLFVERASAANSALAVDVEDARAIAQMCERLDGMALAIELAAVRVAAHGLATTSAMLGERFALSWAGRRTALPRQQTLQATLDWSYELLNPSERRTLERLSVFRGPFSLRAALTVVSDEELDEAQVVAAFEELTSKCLVAPDRTHCPEAYRLLETTRAYGKAKLDERGEVELDAVRRRHARFFRDRMAELGETPEEIFAGAATMSGQIGNIRDALDWSFGGRGDLAVATSLVAVSVPLFAYLSLFVEGRTWCERAVRSLDDQFRDTAVEMELQAALGLTLMFTRGNAPEAGVALRRAFDIATALGDRWNQLRLLGRLHIFHERIGEFEQALAWAEQAVDIAESVGHPEATGLAASLAGVSHHLFGDQARARRELETSLQKSAPSERSRTLYYGFDHRNRSGIALSRVLWLQGLPDQARRLAVQTEVEAIALDHPVTRCIALIWGHSIYVWTGDEAQAKASLDTFAQIAEVNGFVPYIAVALGQRGVRSIQTGLVREGVSWIQESLARLHAARYELLTTAFEHALAHGLLLDGQPDEALRTVDATLARCRGNGEAFALPELLRLRARIVQQYGADQLAEAERLLDEALDISRKQGARAWELRSAHDLAELWLAQGKTRQARTLLGSLREAFVEGWDTADLRELERLWTRAQEAEISARP, encoded by the coding sequence ATGCGCCTGAACACGATGAAAGGGTCCGTCTTGGAGCGTGCATTTTCCGACGTCGAGGTCGGTCGGCTCGCATTCGGACCTTTTGAGCTGGTGCCTCACAGGCGTCTGCTGATGCGAAACGGGGCGCCCGTTGAGATCGGCGGCCGGGCGCTGGACCTGCTGATCGCTCTGGTGGAACAGCCCGGACGCGTCATGTCCAAGCGAGAACTTTTCGACCGCGTATGGCCCGGCCGGACTGTCGAGGACACGAGCCTGCGCTTTCACGTGACCAGCCTTCGCAAGCTGCTGGGCGACGGGGCGGGCGACGAGCGTTATATCGCCACCCAGGTGGGCGTCGGCTACGCGTTCGTCGGAACGGTCAGGGAAGTCGCGGCCGTCGCTCCGGCGCCGCCCAGAAGCGTCGTCCCGGAGCTGTCGCTGAGGGCGGCGGGCGCGTTGCCGGTCCGGACGCGGTTGATCGGCCGGGAGTCGGATGTCGAGCGCATTCTGGACGGTCTAGCTCATCCGCGCCTATTCACTGTCGTTGGCCCAGGCGGCATGGGCAAGACCACCCTGGCGGTCGAGGTTGGCTACAGGCTGGCCAGCGAGCATGGCCGCCACGTGCGCTTCGTCGACCTCGCGGCCCTGGCTGACGGCGCGCTGATCCCGTGGGCCCTGGCGGGCGCGCTCGGCATACCGGTGCAGACCGAGGATCCGATGGCGGTCCTACTGGGCCACGTTCGGACCCAGGACATCGTGCTGATCCTCGATAACTGCGAGCACCTGATCGACGCCGTTTGCGGCGTCGCCGAGCGCATCAGGGAAACGGCGCCGCAGATCAGCGTGCTGGCGACGAGCCGCGAACCCTTGCGGGCGCGTGACGAGCACGTGCACTGGCTGGGCGCCCTGCCGTTTCCGAGCGACGCGATCGGCCTGTCATTGCAGGAAATATTGGCCTTTCCCGCCGTCCAACTCTTCGTGGAACGGGCGTCGGCCGCGAACAGCGCCTTGGCGGTGGATGTCGAGGACGCGCGAGCGATCGCCCAGATGTGTGAGCGGCTCGATGGCATGGCGCTGGCCATCGAACTGGCCGCCGTGCGCGTGGCCGCCCACGGCCTCGCGACGACCAGCGCGATGCTCGGCGAACGGTTCGCCCTGAGCTGGGCGGGAAGGCGCACCGCTCTACCCAGGCAGCAGACCCTTCAGGCCACCCTGGACTGGAGCTACGAGCTCCTCAACCCGTCCGAACGGCGAACCTTGGAAAGGCTGTCGGTTTTTCGCGGCCCGTTTTCCCTCCGGGCGGCGTTGACCGTCGTTTCGGACGAAGAACTGGACGAGGCCCAGGTGGTCGCCGCGTTCGAGGAGCTTACATCCAAGTGCTTGGTCGCGCCTGACCGCACCCACTGTCCCGAGGCCTACCGCCTGCTCGAAACCACCCGCGCCTATGGCAAGGCCAAGCTGGACGAACGGGGTGAAGTTGAGCTGGACGCAGTTCGCCGACGTCATGCGCGCTTCTTTCGCGACAGGATGGCGGAACTGGGTGAGACGCCCGAGGAAATCTTCGCCGGCGCGGCCACGATGTCCGGCCAGATCGGCAACATCCGCGACGCCCTCGACTGGAGCTTCGGCGGGCGGGGTGATCTCGCGGTGGCCACGTCCCTGGTGGCCGTTAGTGTTCCGCTCTTCGCCTATCTCTCGCTGTTCGTGGAGGGTCGCACCTGGTGTGAGCGGGCGGTCAGGAGCCTGGACGATCAGTTTCGCGATACGGCGGTGGAGATGGAGCTGCAGGCCGCCCTCGGCCTGACCCTCATGTTCACGCGTGGCAACGCCCCCGAAGCTGGCGTCGCCTTGCGCCGGGCGTTCGACATCGCAACCGCACTGGGGGATCGCTGGAACCAGCTGCGGCTGCTGGGCCGGCTGCACATCTTCCATGAGCGGATAGGCGAGTTCGAGCAGGCCCTGGCCTGGGCCGAGCAGGCCGTGGACATCGCCGAAAGCGTCGGCCACCCCGAAGCGACCGGTCTGGCCGCCTCGCTGGCGGGCGTGTCGCATCATCTGTTCGGGGACCAGGCCAGGGCGCGACGGGAACTGGAGACTTCGCTCCAGAAGAGCGCGCCGTCCGAGCGCAGCCGAACGCTCTATTACGGATTCGATCATCGCAACCGGTCCGGCATCGCGCTCTCGCGGGTTCTGTGGTTGCAGGGCTTGCCTGACCAGGCGCGGCGACTGGCGGTGCAGACCGAGGTCGAGGCCATCGCGCTCGACCATCCGGTAACGCGTTGCATCGCGTTGATCTGGGGCCATTCGATCTATGTCTGGACGGGCGACGAGGCTCAGGCCAAGGCGAGCCTGGACACCTTCGCCCAGATCGCGGAGGTCAACGGCTTCGTGCCCTACATCGCTGTAGCCCTCGGTCAGAGAGGCGTGCGGTCGATCCAGACAGGGCTAGTCCGCGAGGGCGTGTCCTGGATCCAGGAGAGCCTCGCGCGTCTGCACGCCGCCCGCTACGAGTTGCTGACCACCGCGTTCGAGCACGCCCTGGCGCACGGCCTTTTGCTCGACGGCCAGCCCGACGAGGCTCTCCGCACAGTCGACGCCACGCTGGCGCGGTGCCGCGGGAACGGCGAGGCCTTCGCCTTGCCGGAGCTACTTCGGCTTCGCGCCCGTATCGTCCAACAATATGGTGCCGACCAGTTGGCTGAGGCCGAACGGCTGCTGGACGAGGCGTTGGACATCAGCCGGAAGCAGGGGGCACGGGCGTGGGAGTTGCGGTCCGCGCATGATTTGGCCGAACTCTGGCTGGCGCAGGGAAAGACCCGGCAAGCGCGGACTCTCTTGGGATCGCTTCGGGAAGCCTTCGTCGAAGGATGGGACACGGCGGATCTCCGCGAGCTCGAACGCCTTTGGACGCGGGCCCAGGAAGCCGAGATTTCGGCTCGCCCCTGA
- a CDS encoding MFS transporter: MIPQWYRTLDIQGRGTFWTAFAGFVLNALAIQLYPLLLPTIAAVWRLDAFEAGAIASITLIASTAGGWIAGALSDRWGRVRVLQATILLFAVATLMCAVSRDAVQLTIARALQGAAFGGEWAVGIVLVAEAAVPATRGRMVGAAQSAWAVGWALAAGGAFAVVSFHDPVSSWRAAFSLAAVLALGVLLLRHRFPTPPAAKHEEPPAIWRDLFARRHAYATFRGALLAIGLHSGYWALATWLPTLLRFGAATDPGEAGRRLAVLIGGSFLGYFGGSWLSDHLGRRKALLGFAVTAALFVPVYFAVPHAKALAVVLGLPLGFLATGMFSASGPVLAELYPTALRGSGQGFCYNLGRGVAGVATGFIGAGVVKIGLAPMLTVFVTGAYGLVALAALLLHETRGRSLADDGS; encoded by the coding sequence ATGATTCCACAATGGTATCGAACGCTCGACATCCAAGGTCGCGGAACCTTCTGGACGGCGTTCGCCGGATTCGTCCTGAACGCCCTGGCCATACAGCTCTATCCGCTGCTGCTGCCGACCATCGCCGCCGTCTGGAGACTTGACGCCTTCGAAGCTGGCGCGATCGCCAGCATCACGCTGATCGCCTCGACGGCAGGCGGCTGGATCGCCGGCGCCCTGTCTGATCGCTGGGGACGCGTGCGGGTCCTGCAAGCAACGATCCTTTTGTTCGCGGTGGCGACGCTGATGTGCGCGGTCTCCCGCGACGCTGTCCAGTTGACGATCGCCCGAGCGCTGCAAGGGGCGGCGTTCGGCGGAGAATGGGCTGTCGGGATCGTGCTTGTCGCCGAGGCCGCCGTCCCGGCGACGCGCGGCCGGATGGTCGGCGCGGCGCAAAGCGCCTGGGCGGTCGGTTGGGCCTTGGCGGCGGGCGGTGCGTTCGCCGTGGTCTCGTTCCATGATCCTGTGTCGAGCTGGCGGGCGGCGTTCAGCTTGGCCGCCGTACTGGCGTTAGGCGTGCTGCTTCTGCGCCATCGCTTCCCCACCCCGCCCGCTGCAAAGCACGAGGAGCCGCCGGCGATCTGGCGCGACCTCTTCGCCCGCCGGCACGCCTATGCCACCTTCCGCGGCGCGCTTCTGGCCATCGGGCTGCACAGCGGATACTGGGCGCTGGCTACCTGGCTGCCCACGCTGCTGCGCTTCGGGGCGGCGACCGATCCCGGCGAGGCGGGCCGCCGGTTGGCCGTGCTGATCGGCGGCTCGTTTCTGGGCTATTTCGGCGGCTCCTGGCTCAGCGACCATCTCGGCCGACGCAAGGCCTTGCTGGGCTTCGCGGTGACGGCGGCCCTGTTCGTCCCGGTCTATTTCGCCGTCCCCCACGCGAAGGCCCTGGCCGTCGTTCTGGGTCTCCCGCTTGGCTTCCTGGCCACGGGCATGTTCAGCGCCAGCGGACCGGTGCTGGCCGAACTCTATCCGACCGCGCTTCGAGGATCAGGCCAGGGCTTCTGCTACAATCTGGGGCGGGGCGTGGCCGGGGTGGCGACCGGCTTCATCGGCGCCGGGGTCGTCAAGATAGGTCTCGCGCCCATGCTCACGGTCTTCGTCACCGGGGCCTATGGCCTGGTCGCCCTGGCGGCCCTCCTCCTGCACGAAACCCGAGGCCGGTCCCTGGCCGACGACGGCTCTTAG
- a CDS encoding alpha/beta fold hydrolase → MPKLISALAVILALSGSVALAAPPPKPVTIVLVHGAFAESASWNRVAAQLKADGYHVIAAANPLRGVKDDAASVGRIAAAVQGPVVLVGHSYGGAVISEAGATPPNVKALVFVAAFAPDAGENALELTGRFPGGTLGQALAPPVMLPDGSKDLYIDQDRFGAQFAADVAPEEAALMAATQRPVRDAALTEASGPPAWRRLPSWFVYGTGDRNIPPAALGFMAKRADSKKTVVIDGASHVVMVSHPKAVAEVIEAAATAQP, encoded by the coding sequence ATGCCCAAGTTGATCAGCGCGCTCGCCGTGATCCTGGCCCTCAGCGGCTCCGTCGCGCTCGCCGCGCCGCCTCCCAAGCCTGTCACGATTGTCCTCGTCCATGGTGCGTTCGCCGAATCCGCCAGCTGGAATCGGGTCGCCGCTCAGTTGAAGGCCGACGGCTACCACGTGATCGCCGCCGCCAATCCGTTGCGCGGCGTCAAGGACGACGCCGCCTCGGTTGGGCGGATCGCCGCGGCCGTACAGGGTCCGGTCGTGCTCGTCGGCCATTCGTATGGCGGCGCGGTGATCAGCGAGGCGGGCGCGACGCCGCCAAACGTCAAGGCGCTGGTCTTCGTGGCCGCCTTCGCCCCCGACGCCGGCGAGAACGCCCTGGAACTGACGGGCCGGTTCCCCGGCGGCACCCTGGGCCAGGCCCTGGCTCCCCCCGTCATGCTGCCCGACGGCAGCAAGGACCTCTACATCGACCAGGACAGGTTCGGCGCCCAGTTCGCCGCCGATGTCGCGCCCGAGGAGGCGGCGCTGATGGCCGCCACCCAACGCCCCGTGCGCGACGCCGCCTTGACCGAGGCCTCGGGCCCGCCCGCCTGGCGGCGGCTGCCCTCGTGGTTCGTGTACGGGACCGGCGACAGGAACATCCCGCCCGCCGCCCTTGGCTTCATGGCCAAGCGCGCGGACTCCAAGAAGACGGTCGTGATCGACGGCGCCTCGCACGTCGTCATGGTTTCGCACCCAAAGGCCGTCGCCGAGGTGATCGAGGCCGCCGCGACCGCGCAGCCGTAG
- a CDS encoding alpha/beta fold hydrolase, whose product MPHDLSAPAIDARRRRLIGAMTLTAATALVTQANRAQATTPARALPFGALKQINAGVLSIGYAELGPITGTPVLLLHGWPYDIHAFAEVGPRLAAAGYRVIVPHLRGYGSTRFLSANTPRNGQQMALAADGLALMDALGLRQAIVAGFDWGARTADIMAALWPERCKALVSVSGYLIGSQQANKAPLSPKAELAWWYQFYFATERGREGYAANTHAFAKLIWQLASPQWKFDDPTFERSAASLDNPDHVDITIHNYRWRLGVADGERRYDDLERRLAAGPTIGVPTITMEGDANGAPHPEPAVYSKKFTGKYAHRLITGGIGHNLPQEAPSAFAQAVIDVDRF is encoded by the coding sequence ATGCCCCATGACCTTTCCGCCCCTGCCATCGACGCGCGCCGCCGGCGCCTGATCGGCGCCATGACCCTGACCGCCGCAACGGCCCTGGTGACACAAGCCAATCGTGCACAGGCCACAACACCCGCCAGAGCGCTGCCGTTCGGCGCCCTCAAGCAGATCAACGCTGGCGTACTCAGCATCGGCTACGCAGAGCTGGGGCCGATCACGGGAACCCCGGTGCTCCTGCTGCACGGCTGGCCCTACGATATCCATGCCTTCGCCGAAGTCGGTCCTCGGCTCGCGGCGGCGGGCTACCGCGTGATCGTCCCGCACCTGCGAGGCTACGGTTCGACGCGGTTCCTTTCCGCCAACACGCCGCGCAATGGCCAGCAGATGGCGTTGGCCGCCGATGGACTGGCCCTGATGGACGCCCTCGGGCTGCGGCAGGCGATTGTCGCCGGTTTCGACTGGGGCGCGCGGACGGCCGACATCATGGCCGCCCTCTGGCCGGAACGCTGTAAGGCCCTGGTCAGCGTCAGCGGTTACCTGATCGGCAGCCAGCAGGCCAACAAGGCGCCGTTGTCGCCCAAGGCCGAACTGGCCTGGTGGTACCAGTTCTACTTCGCCACCGAACGCGGCCGCGAGGGCTATGCCGCCAATACCCACGCGTTCGCCAAGCTGATCTGGCAGTTGGCCTCGCCGCAGTGGAAGTTCGACGATCCGACGTTCGAGCGCAGCGCCGCCTCGCTGGACAATCCCGACCATGTCGATATCACCATCCACAACTATCGCTGGAGGCTAGGTGTGGCCGATGGCGAGCGTCGGTACGACGACCTTGAGCGCCGTCTGGCCGCCGGCCCGACGATCGGCGTGCCGACCATCACGATGGAAGGCGACGCCAATGGCGCCCCGCACCCTGAGCCCGCGGTCTATAGCAAGAAGTTCACCGGCAAGTACGCCCATCGCCTGATCACGGGCGGCATCGGTCACAACCTGCCGCAGGAGGCTCCATCCGCCTTCGCCCAGGCCGTGATCGACGTCGATCGCTTCTAG
- a CDS encoding cytochrome P460 family protein gives MFSSWTLAVGGATAMVVGLCWACAPIRTPSVASPIYGVTLPNGYRDWTLVAPAQEAAPLDELRAVVGNRKALKTYRVGARPFPDGTVLVKLAWKHTPSPDFPPASIPGAATTVQVMVKDSERYASTGGWGFGRFVNGKPVDKAQHETCFACHAARVKDRDYVFTRYAP, from the coding sequence ATGTTCTCCTCCTGGACACTGGCGGTCGGCGGCGCCACCGCCATGGTCGTCGGCCTGTGCTGGGCCTGCGCGCCGATACGGACTCCGTCCGTGGCCTCGCCGATCTACGGCGTGACCCTTCCGAACGGGTATCGCGATTGGACCCTGGTCGCCCCGGCCCAGGAAGCCGCGCCGCTGGACGAGTTGCGGGCAGTCGTCGGCAACCGCAAAGCTCTGAAGACCTACCGCGTCGGAGCTCGGCCGTTCCCCGACGGGACGGTGCTGGTGAAGCTGGCATGGAAACACACGCCCTCGCCGGACTTTCCGCCCGCCTCGATCCCGGGTGCGGCCACCACGGTCCAGGTCATGGTCAAGGACTCCGAGCGCTACGCCTCGACCGGCGGTTGGGGCTTTGGGCGGTTCGTCAATGGCAAGCCCGTCGACAAGGCCCAGCACGAGACGTGCTTCGCGTGCCACGCCGCGCGCGTGAAGGACCGCGACTACGTCTTCACCCGCTACGCGCCCTGA
- a CDS encoding epoxide hydrolase family protein: protein MKNLLLPANRRAVVGGLAVAGAAALAPNLAKAASPAVRPFQVAIPEADVLAMKRRIAGARWADAEPAGDDSQGVRRQTLEPLMRYWANGYDWRKVEARLNALPMFVTQIDGLDIQFIHVRSRHEGAMPMIMTHGWPGSILEFLKAIDPLTNPTAHGGKAEDAFHLVIPSIPGFGFSSKPKTLGWGSDHIGRAWSTLMLRLGYDRYVSQGGDCGSVISQRMALQKVQGLVGIHLNMPAVVPADIARALAAGDPAPASLSPKERTAFDQLEAFYRDNAAYAAMMNTRPQTIGYSLVDSPVGMAAWMYEKIAQWTYSGGDPLKVLTRDEILDDLSLYWLTGTGASAARIYWEDHTNNFNARGIIDLPVAVSVFPGEIFRAPRTWAERCYRDLIYFNEAPNGGHFAAWEQPGLFAQEVRSAFRSLR, encoded by the coding sequence GTGAAGAACCTTCTCCTTCCGGCCAACCGCCGCGCGGTGGTCGGCGGCCTCGCCGTGGCCGGCGCCGCCGCTCTTGCCCCTAACCTGGCCAAGGCCGCTTCGCCGGCCGTCCGCCCCTTCCAGGTCGCCATCCCCGAAGCCGATGTCCTGGCCATGAAGCGCCGCATCGCCGGCGCCCGCTGGGCCGACGCCGAACCGGCCGGCGACGACAGCCAAGGCGTGCGCCGCCAGACCCTGGAGCCGCTGATGCGCTACTGGGCGAACGGTTACGACTGGCGCAAGGTCGAGGCGCGGCTGAACGCCCTGCCGATGTTTGTGACCCAGATCGACGGCCTGGACATCCAGTTCATCCACGTTCGCTCGCGTCATGAAGGCGCGATGCCGATGATCATGACCCATGGCTGGCCGGGCTCGATCCTGGAGTTCCTGAAGGCCATCGATCCCCTCACCAATCCGACCGCCCACGGTGGCAAGGCCGAGGACGCTTTCCATCTGGTGATCCCCTCGATCCCCGGCTTCGGCTTCTCGTCCAAGCCGAAGACCCTGGGCTGGGGCTCGGACCACATCGGCCGCGCCTGGTCCACGCTGATGCTGCGCCTGGGCTACGACCGCTACGTGTCGCAGGGCGGCGACTGCGGCTCGGTGATTTCCCAGCGCATGGCGCTGCAGAAGGTGCAGGGTCTAGTCGGCATCCACCTCAACATGCCCGCCGTGGTGCCCGCCGACATCGCCCGGGCCCTGGCCGCCGGCGATCCCGCCCCCGCCAGCCTGTCGCCCAAGGAGCGCACGGCCTTCGACCAATTGGAGGCGTTCTATCGCGACAACGCCGCCTATGCCGCGATGATGAACACCCGGCCCCAGACCATCGGCTATTCGCTGGTCGATTCGCCCGTCGGCATGGCGGCCTGGATGTACGAGAAGATCGCCCAGTGGACCTATAGCGGCGGCGATCCTCTGAAGGTCCTGACCCGTGACGAGATCCTCGACGACCTGTCGCTGTATTGGCTGACCGGCACCGGCGCATCGGCCGCCCGGATCTACTGGGAAGATCACACCAACAACTTCAACGCTCGTGGGATCATCGACCTGCCGGTCGCCGTCAGCGTCTTCCCCGGCGAGATCTTCCGCGCGCCCAGGACCTGGGCCGAGCGCTGCTACCGAGACCTGATCTATTTCAACGAAGCCCCGAACGGCGGCCACTTCGCCGCCTGGGAGCAGCCCGGGCTGTTCGCCCAAGAAGTGCGCTCCGCCTTCCGCTCGCTGCGCTGA
- a CDS encoding Ohr family peroxiredoxin — translation MSTPGGPGPGTNPEQLLAAGWSACFEGAIAIAAKQMKLTLPEAPSIDAEIDLNLDDDGYALAARLNIALPGVPRDMAQALVEAAHRTCPYSKALTGNIDIVINLV, via the coding sequence CTGTCGACGCCCGGCGGTCCCGGACCAGGCACGAACCCCGAGCAGTTGCTGGCCGCCGGCTGGTCCGCCTGTTTCGAAGGCGCAATCGCCATCGCCGCCAAGCAGATGAAGCTCACCCTGCCCGAAGCTCCGTCGATCGACGCCGAGATCGATCTCAACCTCGATGACGACGGCTACGCCCTGGCCGCCCGGCTGAACATCGCCTTGCCAGGCGTGCCCCGGGACATGGCGCAGGCGCTCGTCGAGGCCGCCCATCGCACCTGCCCCTACTCCAAGGCGCTGACGGGTAATATCGACATCGTGATCAACCTGGTTTGA
- a CDS encoding oxidoreductase yields MSKTWLITGASRGLGRALAEAVLKSGDRLVATARDPASLQPMQQQYGAAVLTAPLDVTDPAAAQAAIQSAVDHFGGVDVLVNNAGYGDIGSVEDTSLEDFRRQIEANLFGTIIVTKAAIPVMREQRRGHIIQFSSVGGRVGAPGRAAYSAAKWAIECFSEVLAQEMALIGVKVTIVEPGGFRTDFAGASTSLNPGRPEYDSVVGAAARRQAEYNGRQPGDPRRAAQAILRIVAEREPPLRLPLGGDALAAIAAADRGRLAMLEAWRDLSASTDYVE; encoded by the coding sequence ATGTCCAAGACCTGGTTGATCACCGGCGCGTCTCGCGGCCTGGGTCGCGCGCTTGCCGAAGCCGTCCTCAAGTCCGGGGATCGGTTGGTCGCCACCGCGCGTGATCCGGCGAGCCTGCAGCCCATGCAGCAGCAATACGGCGCGGCGGTTCTCACCGCCCCGCTCGATGTCACCGATCCGGCAGCAGCCCAGGCAGCGATCCAATCGGCGGTCGATCATTTCGGCGGCGTGGACGTGCTGGTGAACAACGCCGGCTACGGCGATATCGGCTCGGTGGAGGACACCTCGCTCGAGGACTTCCGGCGACAGATCGAGGCGAACCTGTTCGGTACGATTATCGTCACCAAGGCGGCCATTCCGGTGATGCGCGAGCAGCGCCGGGGCCACATCATCCAATTCTCGTCAGTCGGCGGTCGCGTTGGCGCACCCGGGCGTGCAGCCTATTCGGCGGCCAAGTGGGCGATCGAGTGCTTCTCGGAGGTCCTTGCGCAGGAAATGGCCTTGATCGGCGTGAAGGTCACCATCGTCGAGCCTGGCGGCTTCCGCACCGACTTCGCCGGAGCGTCCACCTCCCTGAACCCCGGTCGACCGGAATACGACTCCGTCGTCGGCGCCGCAGCCCGACGGCAGGCCGAATACAACGGTCGTCAACCCGGCGATCCCCGAAGGGCGGCGCAGGCGATCCTGCGCATCGTCGCCGAGCGCGAACCGCCGCTTCGTCTGCCTTTGGGCGGAGACGCCTTGGCCGCGATCGCCGCCGCCGATCGCGGGCGGCTGGCGATGCTGGAGGCCTGGCGCGATCTCAGCGCGTCGACCGACTACGTCGAATAG
- a CDS encoding thioesterase domain-containing protein, which yields MIVIIDGTGPDNDQEYAKEMGNSFPSQIAKQVVGSTYFRGPSLTGKEVSSIADRAVGAAQGAGPVILVGYSRGGCTAIIAAKRLKAQGKRVKAMFLFDAVDMQTSELGLSQTIPDNVDFVAHARTARDLAFWIRNPVKSRFYFYNTGRWLDGDGVLEEKKFTGTHGAAGGVPWADVVGDRACSLAVADWMTGQLKANGVDVTLKA from the coding sequence ATGATCGTTATCATCGATGGGACCGGACCTGACAACGACCAGGAGTACGCCAAGGAGATGGGGAACTCGTTCCCCAGCCAGATCGCCAAGCAAGTCGTCGGCAGCACCTATTTTCGAGGCCCCTCGCTGACCGGCAAGGAAGTTTCCAGCATCGCCGACCGCGCGGTCGGCGCCGCTCAAGGGGCCGGACCTGTGATCCTGGTTGGCTACAGCCGCGGCGGATGTACGGCGATCATCGCGGCCAAGCGCCTCAAGGCCCAGGGCAAGCGGGTCAAGGCGATGTTCCTCTTCGACGCTGTCGACATGCAGACCAGCGAACTGGGCCTTTCGCAGACCATCCCCGACAACGTCGATTTCGTCGCCCATGCCCGGACGGCGCGCGATCTGGCCTTCTGGATCCGAAACCCCGTCAAGTCGCGCTTCTACTTCTACAACACCGGGCGCTGGCTCGACGGCGACGGCGTCCTCGAGGAAAAGAAGTTCACCGGCACCCACGGCGCGGCTGGCGGCGTGCCCTGGGCTGACGTGGTGGGTGACAGGGCATGCTCGCTGGCGGTGGCGGACTGGATGACCGGCCAGCTCAAGGCAAACGGGGTCGACGTGACCCTCAAGGCCTGA